The following coding sequences lie in one Myxococcus xanthus genomic window:
- the dps gene encoding DNA starvation/stationary phase protection protein Dps, with the protein MYRSPSPLPEKTRAAIAESLNERLADGLDLHSQIKVAHWNIKGPQFASLHPLFETFAVSLATHNDSIAERAVTLGGKAYGTSRHVGKASHLPEYPQETTRDMEHVKLLAERIEIYLDGLRKSRALFIENGDSDSEGLTTDIITEFEKHAWFLRASLEG; encoded by the coding sequence ATGTACCGCAGCCCCAGCCCCCTGCCCGAGAAGACCCGCGCCGCCATCGCTGAATCGCTCAACGAGCGGCTCGCGGACGGGCTCGACCTGCACTCGCAAATCAAGGTCGCGCACTGGAACATCAAGGGTCCGCAGTTCGCCTCGCTCCACCCGCTGTTCGAGACGTTCGCGGTGAGCCTGGCCACGCACAACGACTCCATCGCCGAGCGCGCGGTGACGCTGGGTGGCAAGGCCTACGGCACCAGCCGCCACGTGGGCAAGGCGAGCCACCTGCCGGAGTATCCGCAGGAGACGACGCGCGACATGGAGCACGTGAAGCTGCTGGCCGAGCGCATCGAAATCTACCTGGATGGCCTGCGGAAGAGCCGCGCGCTCTTCATCGAGAACGGGGACTCGGACTCCGAGGGCCTCACCACGGACATCATCACCGAATTCGAGAAGCATGCGTGGTTCCTGCGCGCTTCGCTCGAAGGCTGA
- a CDS encoding carboxymuconolactone decarboxylase family protein: MASLEVVRSELADSHKDTRLNLQGVLEGGSLTAEQRWGVAVACAFAARNERLKEAMLNEAKKALANPEPVIEDARAAASLMAMNNVYYRFRHMIGKESYSTKRAGLRMNRLAQVLTNKVDFELVCLAVSAINGCEMCMQSHEKIVLEGGLSEDQVHDAVRIASVINAAAVGLES; this comes from the coding sequence ATGGCCTCGCTCGAAGTCGTCCGCTCTGAACTCGCGGACTCCCACAAGGACACCCGCCTCAACCTCCAGGGTGTCCTGGAAGGTGGCAGCCTCACCGCGGAGCAGCGTTGGGGTGTTGCCGTGGCATGCGCCTTCGCCGCTCGGAATGAGCGGCTGAAGGAGGCCATGCTCAACGAGGCGAAGAAGGCCCTCGCGAATCCCGAGCCTGTCATCGAGGACGCGCGTGCGGCGGCGTCGTTGATGGCGATGAACAATGTGTACTACCGCTTCCGGCACATGATCGGGAAGGAGTCCTACTCGACCAAGCGCGCCGGACTGCGGATGAACCGGCTCGCGCAGGTGCTGACGAACAAGGTGGACTTCGAGCTGGTCTGCCTCGCCGTCAGCGCCATCAACGGCTGCGAGATGTGCATGCAGTCCCACGAGAAGATCGTCCTTGAAGGCGGTCTCTCCGAGGACCAGGTGCACGACGCGGTTCGCATCGCGTCGGTCATCAACGCGGCGGCGGTGGGGCTGGAGTCTTAA
- a CDS encoding peroxiredoxin, producing the protein MLTVGDKIPNFKVKATVSLEKGKEFQDITNETYKGKWLVLFAWPKDFTFICPTEIAEFGKKNKDFADRDAQVLGLSTDSEFVHHAWRTHHPDLKNLPFPMLADLKHELCNALGILHKEEGVALRATFIADPEGIIRHVTVNDLSVGRNVSETVRTLDALQTDELCPCNWTKGEETLTQKLSKAG; encoded by the coding sequence ATGCTGACCGTTGGCGACAAGATCCCGAACTTCAAGGTGAAGGCCACCGTGTCCCTGGAGAAGGGCAAGGAGTTCCAGGACATCACGAACGAGACCTACAAGGGCAAGTGGCTGGTCCTGTTCGCGTGGCCGAAGGACTTCACCTTCATCTGCCCCACGGAGATCGCGGAGTTCGGCAAGAAGAACAAGGACTTCGCTGACCGTGACGCGCAGGTCCTCGGCCTGAGCACCGACAGCGAGTTCGTGCACCACGCGTGGCGCACGCACCACCCGGACCTGAAGAACCTGCCCTTCCCGATGCTGGCGGACCTGAAGCACGAGCTGTGCAACGCGCTGGGCATCCTCCACAAGGAGGAGGGCGTGGCCCTCCGCGCGACGTTCATCGCGGACCCCGAGGGCATCATCCGCCACGTGACGGTCAACGACCTGTCCGTGGGCCGCAACGTCTCCGAGACGGTTCGCACGCTGGACGCGCTCCAGACGGACGAGCTGTGCCCCTGCAACTGGACCAAGGGTGAGGAGACCCTCACCCAGAAGCTGTCGAAGGCGGGGTAA
- a CDS encoding sigma 54-interacting transcriptional regulator — protein MQDDFSGAIDGAKDARDLLELATAEDSVGDLLRRGLDWLTRVVRFDLATVFLLKEGRLVSVAARGPLANAKVRQHSLQLSEFPSLRQALETRRAKAFTEEDHAHGDGDPFDGVLDLPPGHSCMVVPLCAGERCYGVLSLDRAECETYPQPVVDLVEVYGQMLATAIQSAEQRATFERLHRQDHEHAKLLEAQLGGDSEGILETSKSPVMRDLARRARQVAETDTPVLITGETGTGKERLARAIHRWSARADQPFVTLNCAAIPAGLLESELFGHVKGAFTGATKDRAGRFQMAHGGTLLLDEVGELPFDLQAKLLRALQEKTFEPVGSDKTVRADVRILAATHVDLQQAIAQKRFREDLYYRLSVFPLRLPPLRERREDLPQLCAFLLEEQARRTGRRGMRVTPEGLVRLEAYEWPGNLRELANALERATILTRGTELGPEAFDVPTRGAAMVAALPEEPAPAAGGPKLAPVLTLAAVQREHIMRVLTLTRGRVYGANGAAALLGLKPSTLQSRMKKLGIARLEQFVVDEA, from the coding sequence ATGCAGGACGACTTTTCAGGCGCCATCGACGGCGCGAAGGACGCTCGGGACCTCCTTGAGCTGGCAACGGCGGAGGATTCCGTCGGAGATTTGCTGCGCCGTGGGCTCGACTGGCTGACGCGGGTGGTGCGCTTCGACCTGGCCACGGTGTTCCTCCTGAAGGAGGGCCGGCTGGTGTCGGTGGCCGCGCGAGGGCCGTTGGCCAACGCGAAGGTGCGGCAGCACTCGTTGCAGCTGTCGGAATTCCCCTCGCTGCGGCAGGCCCTGGAGACGCGGCGAGCGAAGGCCTTCACGGAAGAGGACCATGCCCACGGGGATGGAGACCCTTTCGACGGCGTGCTGGATTTGCCGCCGGGGCATTCGTGCATGGTGGTGCCGCTGTGCGCGGGTGAGCGCTGCTACGGCGTGCTCTCCTTGGACCGCGCCGAGTGTGAGACGTACCCCCAGCCGGTGGTGGACCTGGTGGAGGTGTACGGGCAGATGCTGGCCACGGCCATCCAGTCGGCCGAGCAGCGCGCCACCTTCGAGCGTCTCCACCGTCAGGACCACGAGCACGCGAAGTTGCTGGAGGCGCAGCTCGGCGGAGACTCGGAGGGCATCCTCGAGACGTCGAAGAGCCCGGTGATGCGAGACCTGGCGCGGCGGGCGCGGCAGGTGGCGGAGACGGACACGCCGGTGCTGATTACCGGTGAGACGGGCACGGGCAAGGAGCGGCTGGCCCGCGCCATCCACCGTTGGAGCGCCCGCGCGGACCAGCCCTTCGTCACGCTCAACTGCGCTGCCATTCCGGCGGGCTTGCTGGAGAGCGAGCTGTTTGGCCACGTGAAGGGCGCCTTCACCGGCGCCACGAAGGACCGGGCCGGACGCTTCCAGATGGCGCATGGCGGCACGCTGCTGCTGGATGAAGTGGGCGAGCTGCCCTTCGATCTCCAGGCGAAGCTGCTGCGGGCGCTGCAGGAGAAGACATTCGAGCCGGTGGGCAGCGACAAGACGGTGCGCGCGGACGTGCGCATCCTGGCGGCCACGCACGTGGACCTCCAGCAAGCCATTGCCCAGAAGCGCTTCCGCGAGGACCTCTACTACCGCTTGAGCGTGTTCCCCCTGCGCCTGCCGCCGCTGCGCGAGCGCCGCGAGGACCTGCCGCAGTTGTGCGCCTTCCTCCTGGAGGAACAGGCGCGCCGGACGGGACGGCGGGGCATGCGGGTGACGCCAGAGGGCCTGGTGCGGTTGGAGGCCTACGAGTGGCCGGGCAACCTGCGCGAGCTGGCCAATGCGCTGGAGCGGGCCACCATCCTCACGCGAGGGACGGAGCTGGGGCCGGAGGCCTTCGACGTGCCCACGCGCGGCGCGGCCATGGTGGCGGCCCTGCCGGAGGAGCCGGCGCCCGCGGCGGGAGGGCCGAAGCTGGCCCCCGTGCTGACGCTGGCGGCCGTGCAGCGCGAGCACATCATGCGAGTGCTCACGCTCACGCGGGGCCGCGTCTACGGCGCCAATGGGGCCGCGGCGCTGCTGGGGCTCAAGCCGTCCACGCTCCAGAGCCGGATGAAGAAGCTGGGCATCGCCCGGCTGGAGCAGTTCGTCGTCGACGAGGCGTGA
- a CDS encoding Uma2 family endonuclease: protein MGNETKRPATYEDLVALPENMVGQIIDGELIALPRPASPHAVAHSVLGGLLVSRFQVGQRAPGGWWIVTEPELHFGQDVLVPDIAGWRRERMPVMRRVPFFTLAPDWVCEVLSPSTRKLDRNRKREIYAREGVGHVWLVDPTAKALEVFARREGEWVARGQYSGDACVRAKPFEDLELDLGALWPPELEAP from the coding sequence ATGGGGAATGAGACGAAGCGTCCCGCGACCTATGAAGATCTGGTGGCGCTGCCCGAGAACATGGTCGGGCAAATCATCGACGGTGAGCTCATCGCATTGCCGAGGCCCGCGAGCCCGCATGCGGTGGCGCACTCCGTCCTGGGCGGGCTGCTCGTCTCCCGGTTCCAGGTCGGGCAACGAGCGCCGGGAGGGTGGTGGATTGTTACCGAGCCCGAACTGCACTTCGGTCAGGACGTCCTCGTGCCGGATATCGCGGGATGGCGCCGCGAGCGCATGCCGGTGATGCGGCGAGTCCCCTTCTTCACGCTGGCGCCGGACTGGGTCTGTGAGGTGCTATCTCCGTCGACCCGGAAGCTGGACAGGAACCGCAAGCGGGAAATCTACGCGCGCGAAGGCGTGGGGCACGTGTGGCTGGTGGACCCCACAGCGAAGGCCCTGGAGGTCTTCGCTCGACGGGAAGGCGAATGGGTCGCGCGCGGGCAGTACTCGGGGGATGCGTGCGTGCGCGCCAAGCCGTTCGAGGACCTGGAGCTGGACCTGGGCGCGCTATGGCCCCCGGAGCTGGAAGCGCCCTGA
- a CDS encoding biotin-dependent carboxyltransferase family protein encodes MTGWLDITGVGAPVTVQDAGRPGKMHHGVPPGGPLVPELLALANLAVGNASGTAALEAFGRLELRARGRSVRVSMDGRAFTVADGESLTVPAPESTSVRYVAVDGGLEVPEVLGGRGTLLVARLGGHEGRLLRPGDSLPLGDASEHAETRAPGASLDAAAPIRVTLGPDNRRFEPATVATLLSGAFTVSAATDRVGMRLQGPSLTHGDEGTGTSRPMVRGAIQVTLSGTPIVLGPDHPTTGGYPLIATVIRADWGRLCARRPGAAVRFQEVSLEEAREAWRQHAEHSVSGRT; translated from the coding sequence ATGACGGGCTGGCTGGACATCACGGGCGTGGGTGCGCCCGTCACGGTGCAGGACGCGGGACGGCCGGGGAAGATGCACCACGGCGTGCCTCCGGGGGGGCCGCTGGTCCCGGAGCTGCTCGCCCTGGCCAATCTCGCCGTGGGCAACGCGAGCGGAACGGCGGCCCTGGAAGCCTTCGGCCGGTTGGAGCTGCGCGCCCGGGGCCGAAGCGTCCGTGTATCCATGGACGGACGCGCCTTCACGGTGGCGGACGGAGAAAGCCTCACCGTCCCCGCGCCCGAGTCGACGAGCGTGCGCTATGTCGCGGTGGACGGCGGGCTCGAGGTGCCGGAAGTGCTGGGAGGACGCGGCACACTGCTGGTTGCACGCCTGGGCGGACACGAAGGCCGCCTGCTGCGCCCGGGAGACAGCCTGCCCCTGGGTGACGCGAGCGAGCACGCTGAGACACGAGCGCCCGGTGCGTCACTGGATGCAGCGGCCCCCATCCGCGTGACGCTCGGACCGGACAACCGCCGCTTCGAACCAGCAACCGTGGCCACCCTGCTGTCGGGCGCTTTCACCGTGTCCGCCGCCACCGACCGCGTGGGGATGCGGCTCCAAGGGCCATCGCTCACCCATGGCGATGAAGGCACGGGCACGTCGCGCCCCATGGTTCGTGGGGCCATCCAGGTGACGCTTTCAGGAACGCCCATCGTGCTGGGCCCCGACCATCCGACGACAGGTGGCTATCCACTCATCGCGACAGTCATTCGCGCCGATTGGGGACGGCTGTGCGCCCGCCGTCCAGGAGCCGCTGTCCGGTTCCAGGAGGTAAGCCTCGAAGAGGCACGGGAGGCGTGGCGACAACACGCGGAGCACTCGGTATCGGGACGCACCTGA
- a CDS encoding LamB/YcsF family protein yields MTECLLNVDLGELPGEDEQLYALAHVANIACGGHAGDDASMRRALELCERHGTGVGAHPSYEDREGFGRRALDVTPEHLRAQVAAQCGRLAKLAADRHLPVAYAKPHGALYHAAHETPALARAVVAGIVEALGTAVTFIGPGTGALHDAALAAGLAYAREGFADRGTRPDGSLIPRGQPGAVLTDHAQARANTVQLATSGSVDTVCVHGDTPGAVELAREVRATLDALALRSEPLGEGALRLVLPEGLERRATREALCAMPGVLDAVITEEHACVYFAPDAPPEEPRLALARLLRIPAPVVGRPLTTISVRYDGQDLRAVAERAGLTEDEVARRHTAREYTVRCVGFLPGFAYLGEVDPSIAVPRLATPRTRVPALAVGIAGGRTGVYPFASPGGWNLIGTALDFTAFTPEEGSVLQLGDRVRFKRVDR; encoded by the coding sequence ATGACGGAGTGCCTCCTCAACGTCGACCTGGGCGAGCTTCCTGGTGAAGACGAACAGCTCTACGCGCTAGCCCATGTGGCGAACATCGCTTGCGGCGGGCATGCTGGGGATGATGCCTCCATGCGCCGGGCGCTGGAGCTGTGCGAGCGGCACGGCACGGGCGTGGGCGCGCACCCGTCCTACGAGGACCGAGAGGGCTTCGGCCGCCGCGCGCTCGACGTCACGCCGGAGCACCTCCGGGCGCAAGTGGCCGCGCAGTGCGGCCGGCTCGCGAAGCTGGCGGCTGACCGTCATCTGCCCGTGGCGTACGCCAAGCCCCACGGCGCCCTGTACCACGCGGCCCATGAAACACCGGCCCTGGCCCGCGCGGTGGTGGCGGGCATCGTGGAAGCGCTGGGGACCGCCGTCACCTTCATTGGCCCCGGCACGGGCGCGCTGCACGACGCGGCCCTGGCGGCGGGACTGGCCTACGCCCGCGAAGGCTTCGCGGACCGAGGCACCCGGCCAGACGGCTCGCTGATTCCCCGAGGACAGCCCGGCGCGGTGCTGACCGACCACGCCCAGGCGCGGGCCAACACCGTGCAACTGGCCACCAGCGGCAGCGTGGACACCGTCTGCGTTCACGGCGACACGCCCGGCGCGGTGGAGCTGGCGCGCGAGGTCCGCGCCACCTTGGACGCGCTCGCACTTCGCTCCGAGCCTCTGGGTGAAGGCGCCCTGCGACTGGTCCTTCCCGAGGGATTGGAGCGACGCGCCACGCGCGAGGCCCTCTGCGCCATGCCCGGCGTCCTCGACGCCGTCATCACCGAGGAGCACGCCTGCGTGTACTTCGCCCCGGATGCACCACCCGAGGAGCCTCGGCTCGCGCTGGCGCGGTTGCTGCGCATCCCAGCCCCAGTGGTCGGCCGGCCCCTCACGACCATCTCCGTGCGCTACGACGGGCAGGACTTGCGCGCGGTTGCGGAACGCGCGGGCCTCACCGAGGACGAAGTGGCGCGGCGCCACACGGCGCGCGAGTACACGGTACGCTGCGTGGGCTTCCTTCCCGGGTTCGCCTATCTGGGCGAAGTCGACCCAAGCATCGCGGTCCCCAGGCTGGCCACGCCCCGCACGCGAGTGCCTGCCCTCGCGGTGGGAATCGCGGGTGGGCGCACGGGGGTGTATCCCTTCGCATCGCCTGGAGGCTGGAACCTCATCGGCACCGCGCTGGACTTCACCGCCTTCACACCCGAGGAGGGCTCGGTGCTTCAGCTCGGGGACCGGGTGCGCTTCAAGCGGGTGGACCGATGA
- a CDS encoding c-type cytochrome — protein sequence MRRTILDAMRNTLFVGAALLAGCAGTVHAPYPPIRADLSPAALERGAAIFHASCESCHRGGDAETASGAPLRELPSYMGRFYAANLTSHAEAGIGAMTDEELARAIRYAVSRDGRLMVMPSYGMGDADLAAVLGFMRSGHPLFTPDSVPAPPSKFSFFGGIGFRFITGNEPVERPASGIPVPPKAATREYGHYMAHDVYDCASCHTDGFSPRKTEGDDVFAGGMAFVDPEGRNVHSSNITFHETGLAHWTLEDFTRAVRDGLAPDGSVLRSPMPRFRGMDEVEARALYDYLRSVPNRKNAVKGARTRLTSASVRPDWVAEEQSAGDVPSAKTSVKGAEEEVSAPPAPLAQTPAIPQDTPGEDAHAGVTSSAPTTDSGATTRTGPGATHKSAASAPSANHDAANTVAPGPSTLASKPAPTRKPRPAAPKVDAPALFVKLGCASCHAPGARYHDRLAKVASRSEAELVRWVRNPEQFLPGTPMPTYAELIDEKTARALVRWVKAGGPGTLPSTSR from the coding sequence ATGCGCCGCACCATCCTGGACGCCATGAGGAACACGTTGTTCGTGGGAGCCGCCCTGCTGGCGGGCTGCGCGGGAACCGTCCACGCGCCCTACCCGCCCATCCGCGCGGACCTGTCCCCCGCCGCCCTGGAGCGAGGGGCCGCCATCTTCCACGCGAGCTGCGAGTCATGTCACCGCGGGGGCGACGCGGAGACGGCGTCGGGCGCGCCGCTGCGCGAGCTGCCCTCGTACATGGGGCGCTTCTACGCGGCGAATCTCACGTCGCATGCCGAGGCGGGCATCGGCGCCATGACGGATGAAGAGCTGGCGCGAGCCATCCGCTACGCCGTGAGCCGCGACGGCCGGTTGATGGTGATGCCCAGCTACGGCATGGGCGACGCGGACCTGGCGGCGGTGCTGGGCTTCATGCGCTCCGGGCACCCGCTCTTCACGCCGGATTCAGTGCCCGCGCCCCCGTCGAAGTTCAGCTTCTTCGGCGGTATCGGCTTCCGCTTCATCACCGGGAATGAGCCGGTGGAACGGCCCGCCTCGGGCATCCCCGTGCCGCCCAAGGCGGCGACCCGGGAATACGGCCACTACATGGCGCATGACGTCTATGACTGCGCCTCGTGTCACACGGATGGCTTCAGCCCCCGGAAGACAGAGGGCGATGACGTATTCGCGGGTGGCATGGCGTTCGTCGACCCGGAGGGAAGGAACGTTCATTCCAGCAACATCACGTTCCACGAGACGGGGCTGGCGCACTGGACGTTGGAGGACTTCACCCGCGCGGTGCGTGACGGACTGGCACCGGATGGCTCCGTGCTGCGCTCGCCCATGCCTCGCTTCCGGGGAATGGACGAGGTGGAGGCGCGAGCGCTCTATGACTACCTGCGCTCGGTGCCGAACAGGAAGAACGCGGTGAAGGGCGCGCGGACGCGGCTCACCTCGGCGTCGGTGCGCCCGGACTGGGTCGCGGAGGAGCAGAGCGCGGGAGATGTTCCCAGTGCCAAGACCTCCGTGAAGGGAGCAGAGGAAGAAGTCTCGGCTCCGCCAGCGCCCCTCGCGCAAACGCCCGCCATCCCTCAGGACACACCGGGAGAAGACGCTCATGCCGGCGTGACATCTTCAGCCCCGACGACCGATTCCGGCGCGACCACGCGCACAGGGCCCGGCGCCACCCACAAGAGCGCGGCATCGGCACCGTCCGCGAATCACGACGCGGCCAACACCGTTGCGCCCGGCCCCTCGACGCTGGCCAGCAAGCCCGCCCCCACCCGTAAGCCGCGCCCCGCTGCGCCCAAGGTGGACGCCCCCGCCCTCTTCGTGAAGCTCGGCTGCGCGAGCTGCCACGCCCCTGGCGCGCGGTATCACGACCGGCTCGCCAAGGTCGCCTCGCGCAGCGAGGCCGAGCTGGTCCGCTGGGTGCGAAACCCCGAGCAGTTCCTCCCCGGCACGCCCATGCCCACCTACGCGGAGTTGATTGACGAGAAGACCGCGCGTGCGCTGGTGCGCTGGGTGAAGGCGGGAGGCCCGGGCACGCTGCCCTCCACCTCGCGCTGA
- a CDS encoding aminotransferase class V-fold PLP-dependent enzyme, giving the protein MTRSLESYRDLFPVLREQLYLNHAGVAPTSLRAAEAVRGWMEDIVHHGIKHERGWEAHCERVRGLAARLINAEPGEIAFVRNTSHGLGLVAEGLDWKPGDEVVVASSLEYPSNVYPWLHLKDRGVTVREIQTPEGGVTPEAVAAALTPSTRLVAVSSVQFATGYRTDLDAVGALCERAGVLLCVDGIQSVGCIPVDVKKSRIHFLSADSHKWMLGIAGIGFLYVAKDVLPKLRPVLVGWRSTTDAWNFNRSHFELRPDAGKLEEGSAAYTGIYALGAALELLHEVGVDAISARIRELLGQLETGLRGLGCDVGPAPEHRAGILTFLPPEGEARALGAWLAERDVALSVRRGRVRLSPHFYNLPEEMDRLVELVRTHRG; this is encoded by the coding sequence ATGACGCGCTCGCTCGAGTCCTACCGAGACCTCTTCCCCGTGCTGAGGGAGCAGCTCTACCTCAACCACGCCGGTGTGGCCCCCACCAGCCTGCGCGCCGCCGAGGCCGTGCGCGGGTGGATGGAGGACATCGTCCACCACGGAATCAAGCACGAGCGCGGCTGGGAGGCCCACTGCGAGCGCGTGCGGGGCCTGGCCGCCCGCCTCATCAACGCCGAGCCCGGCGAGATTGCCTTCGTGCGCAACACCAGCCACGGCCTGGGCCTGGTGGCCGAGGGGCTGGACTGGAAGCCCGGCGACGAGGTCGTCGTCGCTTCCTCGTTGGAGTACCCCTCCAACGTCTATCCCTGGCTGCACCTGAAGGACCGCGGCGTGACGGTGCGCGAAATCCAGACACCCGAAGGGGGCGTCACGCCGGAAGCCGTGGCCGCCGCGCTCACCCCGAGCACCCGGCTGGTGGCCGTGTCCTCCGTGCAGTTCGCCACCGGTTACCGCACGGACCTGGACGCCGTGGGCGCTCTCTGTGAGCGGGCGGGCGTCCTGCTCTGCGTGGATGGCATCCAGAGCGTGGGCTGCATCCCCGTGGACGTGAAGAAGAGCCGCATCCACTTCCTCAGCGCGGACAGCCACAAGTGGATGCTGGGCATCGCCGGCATCGGCTTCCTCTACGTGGCCAAGGACGTCCTGCCCAAGCTGCGGCCGGTGTTGGTGGGCTGGCGCAGCACCACCGACGCGTGGAACTTCAACCGCAGCCACTTCGAGCTGCGCCCGGACGCGGGCAAGCTGGAGGAGGGCAGCGCCGCGTACACCGGCATCTACGCCCTGGGGGCCGCGCTGGAATTGCTGCACGAGGTGGGGGTGGACGCCATCTCCGCGCGCATCCGCGAGCTGCTGGGTCAACTGGAGACAGGGCTGCGTGGGCTGGGCTGCGACGTGGGGCCCGCGCCGGAGCACCGGGCGGGCATCCTCACGTTCCTGCCTCCGGAGGGCGAGGCCCGCGCGCTCGGCGCGTGGCTCGCCGAACGGGACGTGGCCCTCTCGGTGCGCCGCGGGCGCGTCCGCCTCTCACCCCACTTCTACAACCTGCCCGAGGAGATGGACCGGCTGGTGGAGCTGGTGCGGACGCACCGCGGCTGA
- the cysK gene encoding cysteine synthase A: MKVNNILETIGNTPHVRINRLFPSRVTVHVKLERANPGGSIKDRIALSMIEDAEQRGLLKKDSVIIEPTSGNTGIGLAMVAAVKGYKLVLVMPESMSVERRRLMAAYGATFELTPRAQGMKGAIARANELLSQVPNSWMPQQFENEANIEVHRRTTVQEILKDFPEGLDYLITGVGTGGHITACAEELKKVWPKLKVFAVEPTKSPVISGGQPGPHPIQGIGAGFIPKNLHKDALDGAIQVTEEDAFEFTRRAAREEGIFVGISSGAALSAVNQKLGEMTDGSRVLVFNYDTGERYLSIEPLFPAQ, translated from the coding sequence ATGAAGGTGAACAACATCCTGGAGACCATCGGAAACACGCCGCACGTGCGCATCAACCGGCTGTTTCCGTCCCGCGTGACGGTCCATGTGAAGCTCGAGCGCGCCAACCCGGGCGGCAGCATCAAGGACCGCATCGCGTTGTCCATGATTGAGGACGCGGAGCAGCGCGGCCTGCTCAAGAAGGACAGCGTCATCATCGAGCCGACCAGCGGCAACACTGGCATCGGCCTGGCCATGGTGGCGGCGGTGAAGGGCTACAAGTTGGTGCTCGTCATGCCGGAGTCCATGAGCGTCGAGCGCCGCCGGCTGATGGCCGCCTACGGCGCCACCTTCGAGCTGACCCCGCGCGCGCAGGGCATGAAGGGCGCCATCGCTCGCGCCAACGAGCTGCTGTCGCAGGTGCCCAACTCGTGGATGCCGCAGCAGTTCGAGAATGAGGCCAACATCGAGGTCCACCGCCGCACGACGGTGCAGGAAATCCTCAAGGACTTCCCGGAAGGGCTGGACTACCTCATCACCGGCGTGGGCACCGGCGGGCACATCACCGCGTGCGCCGAGGAGCTGAAGAAGGTCTGGCCGAAGCTGAAGGTCTTCGCCGTGGAGCCCACCAAGTCGCCCGTCATCAGCGGCGGCCAGCCCGGCCCGCACCCCATCCAGGGCATTGGCGCCGGCTTCATCCCGAAGAACCTGCACAAGGACGCGCTGGACGGCGCGATTCAGGTGACCGAGGAGGACGCCTTCGAGTTCACCCGCCGCGCCGCGCGCGAGGAGGGCATCTTCGTGGGCATCTCCTCCGGCGCCGCGCTGTCCGCCGTGAATCAGAAGCTGGGCGAGATGACCGACGGCAGCCGCGTGCTCGTCTTCAACTACGACACGGGCGAGCGCTACCTCTCCATCGAGCCGCTCTTCCCGGCCCAGTAG
- the epsC gene encoding serine O-acetyltransferase EpsC, giving the protein MDDSNARLVAALLEARQRHCFPADVRRAAPEFVGQVLGLLFPHFAERLECTAAAVHRDVTTVEASLHRIRDTLAPLYPGIERDLPARFMERLPGLYDWLRQDADAIFEADPAARTVDEVILTYPGFTAIAIYRVANALHALGFPLLPRLLTEYAHQRTGVDIHPGATIGRRFVIDHGTGVVIGETTLIGDNVKIYQGVTLGALVVEKGLTDKKRHPTIEDDVVVYANATILGGETVVGRGSIIAGNAWLTQSIPSQSVVTRRSEVRQRGADGSMDALEFHI; this is encoded by the coding sequence ATGGATGACTCCAACGCCAGGCTGGTCGCGGCCCTGCTGGAAGCCCGGCAGCGCCACTGCTTCCCTGCGGACGTACGGCGCGCTGCCCCCGAATTCGTAGGCCAGGTGCTCGGCCTGCTCTTCCCCCACTTCGCCGAGCGCCTGGAGTGTACGGCCGCCGCCGTCCACCGCGACGTCACCACCGTGGAGGCCAGCCTCCACCGCATCCGGGACACGCTGGCGCCCCTGTATCCGGGCATTGAACGGGACTTGCCGGCGCGCTTCATGGAGCGGCTGCCCGGCCTCTACGACTGGCTGCGACAGGACGCGGACGCCATCTTCGAGGCGGACCCGGCCGCACGCACCGTGGACGAGGTCATCCTCACCTACCCGGGCTTCACCGCCATCGCCATCTACCGGGTGGCCAACGCGCTGCATGCCCTCGGCTTCCCGCTGCTGCCTCGCTTGCTCACGGAGTACGCGCACCAGCGAACCGGCGTGGACATCCACCCGGGTGCCACCATTGGCCGGCGCTTCGTCATCGACCATGGCACCGGCGTCGTCATCGGTGAGACGACGCTCATTGGTGACAACGTCAAAATCTATCAGGGCGTCACCCTGGGCGCGCTCGTCGTGGAGAAGGGGCTGACGGACAAGAAGCGTCACCCCACCATCGAGGACGACGTGGTGGTGTACGCCAACGCCACCATCCTCGGCGGAGAAACCGTGGTGGGCCGGGGCAGCATCATCGCCGGCAACGCCTGGCTCACGCAGAGCATCCCCTCTCAATCCGTGGTTACCCGCCGCAGCGAAGTGCGTCAGCGCGGCGCGGATGGCTCGATGGACGCACTCGAATTCCACATCTGA